Proteins found in one Verrucomicrobiota bacterium genomic segment:
- the rpmA gene encoding 50S ribosomal protein L27 has product MAHKKGQGTSRNGRDSNAKRLGVKKFGGQSVVAGNIIVRQRGTKFHPGEDVGMGRDFTLFALKDGKVKFDRARRKVSVEPVA; this is encoded by the coding sequence ATGGCTCACAAAAAAGGACAGGGAACTTCACGCAACGGTCGCGACAGCAACGCCAAGCGCCTCGGCGTGAAAAAATTTGGCGGCCAGTCTGTCGTAGCCGGAAACATCATCGTCCGTCAGCGGGGCACCAAATTCCACCCCGGTGAAGATGTCGGGATGGGACGTGACTTTACCCTCTTTGCTCTCAAGGACGGCAAAGTGAAATTCGACCGGGCCCGGCGTAAGGTCTCCGTCGAACCGGTCGCGTAA
- the rplU gene encoding 50S ribosomal protein L21, with product MKATIQSQGRQFTVSENDVLFLNRIDGAEEGANVEISEVLMVGSGGDAQVGAPYVEGASVTLKVLENKRAPKVTIFKKRRRQGYKRRKGHRQHLSVVRVESIQAGS from the coding sequence ATGAAAGCCACGATTCAATCCCAAGGTCGCCAATTTACCGTTTCTGAAAACGACGTTCTCTTCCTAAACCGCATTGATGGCGCGGAAGAAGGGGCGAACGTGGAGATCAGCGAGGTTCTCATGGTCGGTTCAGGCGGGGATGCTCAAGTGGGTGCCCCCTACGTTGAAGGTGCCTCTGTTACCCTCAAGGTCCTCGAGAACAAACGGGCGCCAAAAGTAACTATTTTTAAGAAACGTCGCCGCCAAGGCTACAAGCGCCGGAAAGGTCATCGCCAGCACCTTTCTGTTGTCCGCGTTGAATCCATTCAAGCTGGCAGCTAA